Below is a window of Zerene cesonia ecotype Mississippi chromosome 18, Zerene_cesonia_1.1, whole genome shotgun sequence DNA.
AACATGAATACTCTATGTAAGATGAACCTAATAGCATGTAATTCTAAGCCAATTAACAAATAAGTACTTCCTGCTGTCTAACAATCATCTTACATTTTGCTAAAGAGCAAAAAGTAAATACTTCAACTTTCTGAAAAAAACGTCGTGATTTCTATCTAGTCATAACTAATCTTAGTATTGGCCGACAATGAGAATGGTTTCAAAACCCACTTTTATGCAAAACGCCGAggcattttaaacaaaacaagagAATGCATTGAAAAACCTTTGTCTATCTCTTTAGGGCTTTTATATacgattcttatttatatgggtcaataaataaataaagaattttgattACATCGCTGAAATCAAATGAAATCGTAAAGATGATCATTCATCCAACGTTTAAAGTAAGATTATCAATCTAAggttttggttttatttaaattgattttatttctatcgATGAAAGAAAGGTTTACCGCTAGTGTATGGTCTGCTTaacaattgttaataaaacagaGAAAGTAGTTTTATCGTTACTATTTTTGGCAACTtcttatacaatacaaatggatagaaagtaataattttatgatgaaTGTACCAAAAAGGttactttatgtatatttcctACTAGTTTTGTAGCATGcgagtatttttatgttagttaataaaagttgtttataCTAGTGACcgattcatttaaattattatttgcatttatgaTTTGCAATAAGTAATGCGATCGTaactgtaattattaatattaagtctCATACATAGAAACATGTATTATTTGAACTTCCTtcaataattcattcattttcattttagatAAACGTAAAGTTCAACATGAAAAATACTTAAGGCTTATCCTGCAAGAAATAACATAGTTGAAAGAGTTGAACTCTTTTCAAACCACCCCATTTCTACAAAGACGACTTGAGGCAGTCTTTAATCcaggttaaaataaaaacgaatctTAGTAAGAGCTACTCGCAAAATTGGAAAACATGCATCCTACCTAGATAAAGAgaagtgaaaatatttactatttcaaGTAGGAAcctattcaaaaatattgaatacaaaataaacattataaatatttttcatgaatCAGTaagtatagaatataaaaatatttcaatttcgtAACTTATTCGCTCTTTATAAAAAGGAGAGAATGAAACAATTTCCGCAATTAACGGGggcacataaaatattattgtttaataagcAGCGCctgtttgaataaattacttattgtGTAAGTAACTCTTTGCCGTGTATTTTGCAGCAGGCGCGAgcttataaagaatttaaaactcTGTTGCTCCGTATTCTCgttattgttgtttaatattttactatctaATTATACGGAGAAACCTCGGGGTATATTTTTAGGTTTACTTATTAATCCCTGCGGGCTATAAGTGGGTCATTAACTCATATTAAATGCttataatgttaatgaaatatgCCGTGTTATCCTTTTTCCTGCTCGCGTGAAGTATTAAATGAGAAAAGTtcgaaaaatatgaaatgaagtgtttgatttaatcaGTAGTTGTTTTTGTTCAATATAATGTATCATTATGACAAAaacacttatataaattacatatactcTTAGATACTCATACGCTCTTGGTTGGAAACCCCTTTTTTCTAACTGAAATTTCGATTACATCTATTATTGtcgcataattaattatcatttcgACTAATTACAGCAACTCAGTGACACAGACAGTTCTGTAACCTTAACTAAGCCCTCGACATATATTCAACCGTAAAAATTCACGTGAAATCGGTTTTTTAAGGTCATAATTTGATACCACTTTaacaagaatataatataacaataaagcaGTCATAAGGTCTTTGTATTACAAaaagtttattcaataattctttaaaaaatacgttcCTAGGATTATTGTTTAGGtaagcaaattaattaaaaccgtTTGGCATCACGAGTAAATGCactgataattaaaatttttcatgtattataccaattaattaatagaatgaaatgaaaagagTTTTAacagtacaaaaaaaaatatttcaaaaacagtGATTTGAACAGCAATATATTAATGTGGACTTACCATGCACTATCTCGAGAAAATGGATATCCTAACTCTTAAAACTGttactatttcaaaataaatatatgcagactatttctaaatataatacacattacAACCGATACGCTAATAGCAACggtaaaatttcatacagacaTTCGAGAAAACGTAAAAGTTTACGTTGCGTAAATCGGCCCACTGCCACCTCCAATGAACTGGAAAGCAAGGTCGAAACTAAGTCATTGTATTTTAACAGTAACGTTCTCATTAAGATTAGTTAAGACAATAACACAGGAAGGAAACCACCAAGACCCGAACGGTCGCATGAAAACTATCACGCCAACAATAAAACGGTTTCGTTCCACCAAATTTAACATCACTATAAATAATCACTGCCTTTACGAAATGACATCAGTAGTGTCACGTTAATAACGACGCAATCAATAAGATGTCCtcagcattttttattacatctcTTCTTTTAGTAATTGTGACCCAGGCTGTTAAAATAGAACTAGCAGAAGAAAAAACACCATACGATTATGTAAAGGAGAAATTAGATTCTATGTTAGTGGACGCCAGAAGTGGAATGCCTTTGTCAAGCTCATACGAAGTTGAAGAAAGTGAAGATTAtcctgaaaatttaaaagaagcaGCATCAACAATTCACAACGCAGTATCTGGTGTTGGTTATGGTCAAGGAATTGGTATTGGAGGCTTAGGTGGACTAGGACTTGGACAAGGATTAGGAATCGGTTTGGGAGGACTCGGAGGCGTTGGTGGTTTGGGCATTGGTGGAATCGGTAATGGGATCGGATTGGGTGGTGTTGGTGCTGTCGGGCTTGGTGGAGTGAACGGAGCTGGAATTGGAAACGGAATTGGAGTAGCCAATGGATTGATTCACCCAGGCCTTGGAGGAATTGGTGTTGGTGGAATTGGTCTCGGAAATGGATTGCTCTACCACCCAGTTTTAGGCTCACAAGTACAAGGTGGATATGTAGATAAAAATGCCTATGACGCTGCTCAGAAGAAAGGTGCCGATCATAACGTAGAAAAGTTAGAAAAGAAAGCCGAAGAAGAAGTAAAGCATGGACAAGAAGGATTCCAGCAAGGTGCCGCAGCAGCTAAGGCTGAAAAGGGGGAATCAAGCTTCTTTAAGGATGAAGAAGCAAAAAAGAAAGCTGCTGGAGATGAAAAGTTTTATGAAGGTGGACAGAAAGTTAATAAACAAGGTAcgtcataattaaattttatatttattaattgttttttatggcATAcctaatagaaaaataacacTTCATTGATGTCTACATAATATAGAAGCATTTTCTAAATACCTTTTGTTTTAACAGGAGCAAACgaagaacaaattaaaaaggcAAAAAGCCATAAAAAGGGTCACGTGAGCAAAGGTTTTAAATCGTCGAGTAGCAAAAACGAAGAAGAAAAGTCTGAGAGCTTCTATGATGAGGCCCACGATGAGGCTGATCACAAGGTAGCTGGACAGAACGCTGGTTCGTTCGGCGAGAACTCCCAACAAGGCTTCAAAGGTGCTCACGAAGAAAAGATTCTCGATGCCAATGCTCAAGGCAAGGAAGGACATCACTTCTCAGAAGAAAAGATCGATGACGCTAAGGCGAATAaggtaataaaacttttatttataatttccagTTATAACTGGTTACTACGaagaattatattcaaatatttttaccaaCATTTGCCCCGTGttattagttaatatttgAACTAATATATTACGTAGAAAAAATTGTGTATCTATGTTGAATAATTGATTGGTTTTGatcttttttattcaattgtagGGAAAGTATTGTCGTATTAGAGtgtaaaaaactttttaatattaatgaactaCGTGTCATGGATATAAGGGTTGTTTTCCATAATTTAATTGCTACTTATAggttttaatctatttaagcTGTCGTGATAGAAGTcaggtaaaatttaattaaccacgtttacttttaacaatttttggacacgatttatttacattcCTGTATAAACATTACACACCTCGACAAGCATAAACAgaaagtatatatgtatatatatatatatatatatatatatatatatatatatatatatatatatttttatgctaaATGATTCAGAATTTTTTCCCtggcaaaattataaaatagaccTAGTAATCATACGAGacataaagattttaaatctCTTCTTAACAAGTCCTTAACCTCATCTCAGGGTATTGTATTACGAAGGACGTACGCCACATAAAAGTGTTACATTTgcggtttttatttatacggtGAAACTGTACTTAAATTGCGAACCGAAGTATATAATAGGAAATAGAAAAAGCATTTTGTATACGCTATTGAATATTCTTTGTTAAACACAATGCGCCGCTGCATCTTAGACtttcttttacatttcaagtaaaaagtgacacgggaattgcagcttatcttttttattcataatctcTTTGAGGGAATCTGAGTAATGTAAAGCACTTTACTTTATTAAAGTgggacatttttttatagaataaatggGTCTTAGGAATCTCGTGCTATCCAACgcattgtattgtaataaaggatttattgtttcataGATTTGAAGCCTTCATATtcaattttgtacatataaaattatttcgctttttcaacatataaacaatattgaacaacataaaaatattatgaattaaaatctgtaatttataaattactttattaattatatttatatcaacctCATATACCTATTTCAATTACAGGGAGAATTTCTACAGAAGGGTTACAAGGGAGGTGCAGAGTTACTGGAGAAATTCAATAACCTTGGTGCTCAAGCTGTGCATGGTCACCAAGAAGCCAGCGGTGGCTATCAACAGAACAAAGGAATATTGCCAATACACTGAGAATTGCTCTGCTTACTACACTTTACACGAATAAATGATTGCTTTTCATGTTTTAAATGGATTtactctaaaaatatataaatatgttttctatttgtgtttgtagaattatttatacttccTTCCTACACCACCTAAGTTTTAAAGTATACCAAGATAAAACAGATTAAACATCGAAGTTCGGTGGTTTTATAATCATAGACCTTTATTTTTTAGCAGCTTTTTATGTTCGACTAATTTTGTCTAGTCTTAGATAATTCtgtttaacataattattcaaCGATACCaacaaaagttattttatatacggaGATAATTTACGTTATAAATCTGTTAACTTTATATtcttctaatttatatatttatataatgcctGTGCCCAAATGAAATTCcagaattaaaaacaaaccatAACAAGTCATAgtaggtaattaataattcatggCATATGTATTAAGCAATGCATTTGTGTTAAACAAAGTTGCGAATAAATTTCcaatctatattttaatgttaatagtatcgacttttataaaaagattgacaaacagacagacaaaaataGCAGGGAAATAATACAACGATagcaatgaattaatatttattaacacaagAACATGcacataaaactaaataatgaaaacttcTTGTTTAAACGCAAATTTGCACCGCCATTGCTTCACAAAATACTCGGCGATTTCGTCCAAGGACTGTTGGATGAATAACCGGACTCGTTGCCTTGAGTTAAAATGcatcttaaaataacatattaaaatattaacggaTGGTATGCGCAGCTTGTAATTATTGcagttttattgaatacttTTAGTAAACTATTTTAGGaacgaaaaattattactatcttatgtgaagtcccgtgtcccctagtggggtatggggcagatgatgtacatctgtttcactgatcgattttctttagggacaagtaggtgatcagccttctgtgtcctgccagaccgagacatttttttttgtgcgtccccaccgggaattgaacccaggacccctcggttctacgctcacgcgttaaccactgtaccaaggaggcggtcattaTTACTATCTTATAgttatcttttttttctgttgaaaAATGTAGTAAGCATGTTATAAAATGGAAGAAATCTcacttattgaaattatataccgtaactttcatattttaaatgttactaaattatttaaatatttgaattaaagaaataGCAAGCGGTTCCGTCAAGCGGAGAAATATATTCACTAGATATTTCtgtaagaattttaaatgaatgtacctaatatttatttatttattttaacctacctacgataaaaaataatagctcAGAAATTTCGACAACATCCAGTCAAACATGGATAAATAATGCACCACCGAGTACACATTGTACACCCATATttgagttaataaatatttatagcaattttaACAGCTTCACAGTAAGTAAAGAGCTGTCCAATGAAATATGGAAGCAGTTGAAAGGTGTCTCtagtcaattattaaaatgaaagtcAATAATTTAAGAGCCATCAAGCTTTTTGGCATTTCACTGgaagtatgaaatatatttccttttaaagtttgggtataaaaaacattaattttttataatgtttttgtttataagtcGTAAATCGTTTCTTCTAAAGAATAACCTAGCCATATCCATATATAGGAAATTCATGAAATACAATGAAACtgtaatctttaaaaattaaacatatatagccCAAATTATAATTCGCATTGCGTTTTTGTCCTGCACATATAATACCGTTAAAGATTCTTTAAAAAGTGGCTGTACCCGACCGACTCGGGGGTTGGTGGTGTGCACACAGTGGACGATATCTTATTAGATGTGGTGGACCTCTGGAAGAGAATATATATCGGTGTGtagaatacaatattattgtttaatattatgtctAAATAACGGAATGACATGGTTCTAGGAGGGATTTGAAATtgattagataataatatattagataataataaatagatgatAAAGAATTTGATCAATCGACTTCAATAAAGGAGTCTTGGGGTTTGCTACCTCAAAAATTTACCACTGAGTGTAATGATTTAGAcgactgttttaattttttatttaaagctaaTATCTCCCCTGTggtctattttaaattgaaggcagtaatgaatataaaacgataaaataaccttatataattatggcctatgtataaataactttaatcgtaagatgaattatttaatatttgttacttaATTTGCGGTAATACCACTTGTCTCGCCAAATTTAATGAGAGCACAGTCAGCACAAATTTAATGAGAACACAaacatgtttttctttttaattttattacatattttacttgtaaaaattaatagataaaaacgtaaataacACTCATATATTATCCAGTCCTTCCGTAAACATCTTAAATTCTCAAATACTATAAAGCATATTACGTAGAAAAGAACACATGTATTTATTAGCAAACTCATTAACAACAAACagatctatataaatataacaattaaatatctaaatgaGTGTATTCAACAACTTACCTGACTCTGGGAGCTAAAATTACTGGACCGCTGTTTGCTTATCCGAGTAGGGGTCACTAGAGTCGACTGATACGGTTGCTATCGAATTaacttctattaaatatataaatattatcgttTTTCAGGGAATACCCTAATACAAAAAGATAgtgataaatgtatatttcttgATAATAATAGCTTAATTCTAGTATATTACCCTATATATTTTTCCtcgtataatttaatgaataacaatAGAGTGATCtacttgtatataaaaaaagaatcccTTTTCCGTTTGGTACAGCATCATGTGTGAACTGCTGTACCAAATTCgcttattacaataatataaaacttgaaatatgtaaaataattaaagatcatttaatttttacgagTTTCTTActtaatagttaatttttacGAGATAACTCTGATATCCTCTTACATGTAGTGCTGACATAAATTTTGCCTATTTTCTCTGTAGGTTACAGTATTCTAAGCACTAAATAAATCATGTCGCCAATAAGATcagaatagttttatattggGTATATGCTAAAGATGCTATTGAGACCTGAACTCGAATGTAGTTTATAGGTATCTGTGGTAAAAATAGCAAGgctagttattttttataactagcggtccaccccgaCTTCACCCGTATATGTCCATCAGTggaagaattttataattggtCCAGAAGTTTTTTCGgcaattttttttgatttcaatCCCCTTAATCgcataaaagaaataaactgcCTATCTTCGATAtagttaaatgtaaaaaagtcAATTGAGTTGTTTTGATGCGAACAGGATAATGAAGCGATCCTGCACACTTCGTGATTCCActctatatttatgttttcaaaaagaaaaattgaataaattccaTTTCGCTTTGATATTTGCCTTAATGCGACGCAAAcgtaacgaaataaaatatcaaagaaaatgaatatatcaaacatatattttccttCCACATTATAAAGGGATTTTCCATAAGAATATAAAGAATTGATCCCACTTACGCTGTAAGGAGTGCTTTTCGCGGGCCGCTTGTAAGTGGGCGTGGCTTGAATGAAACCGGGAGAGAGATTACTGCCTGGTGATATTGGGACACTGAACGGGGATGTTTGCTCTAATAGgaataaattatcttaaaatgtGAAGGTGAtagaagtttatttaaacggcagatatagaaattaaagatttttaacggattttaaacgtgatttttcaatatattattaaactagggtaatggatttaaatattacatttaataaattgcgtttaaaattcgttaatatgtgtttaatttttaaatgtatcaaattCACGTAAATTCAAACACAAAGAAATACTAATCGGTAGGTGATTTAGAAGgagatattatgtatttggctagtcattgtatttatatactttttgaaactctaaaacacacaaacatgaggtataataaaaactgttttttttttatatttatacagccTTCCGCGGCTACTCCCGCTTAATCAAAGGAAAAGAGAATTGGTAACGGGGTTTTACCCGTATAGATCCCTCGACGTGGGaaatttccgggataaaactGTCCAGTGTCCTTAAACTATcctcgtaccaaatttcatccaaatcggttcagaggttgaggcgtgaagaagaaacagacagacaaagttactttcacatttataatatcatagtaGGGATAAATATCTATACAGAATTTCATAAGTTATAAGTAACACTAAAGCTGATTTaacgcttttattaatatatcatataaatagtaatgaaaattgtttatttagagcaaaggtaaataatgaaaaaaaataagacattAAAACGTTGCGTCTTGCGAGTTCTAAAGATAAATTTtcttactataatattttaaattccgCACTTTATTCTGTAAtcaacaataaaaagaaaagtgtttgtttaaattagagcaataaaatataaagttctGTTATTGTAAGCAGTCGGAAACACTTCATCCTCTCTCTGATACCAACGAAAACatcaagtaaaaataaacaacaatcaTGACCTgcttacaaaaacataattccctattataattatatcaaagcGAAATTATTTACTAGACTGGCTCTCGAGTTggctttgtaatttttttataatcttctgGTATTCCTTCAGTTGTTTATGTTGTTTCTGGCACAGTTCTGTCACACGCTTCAGTTCATTACGAGCTGCGTAAAATTTCTTTGTCTGTGGAATGCTTTATGGTTTACTTGTACTCTATGTTTTCGAGTTATCATTTACATTGGAGTCATCGTTGGacgaaaatttaattgtctttATTTGTCACaaagtaaagaaatatatacactAGTTGACCCGGCAAACGATATTTTGccttaattttatcattcagTGGTATGAAAATTAGATGTTAGTCGATTTTCATTTACTCAATAtggatattaaatttcatgagaGTCGGTCCAACCGTTTgcgaggagtatggtaactaacattgtaacacgagagttttatatataagtagtaCCTATTCAATGTTCATATACAAGCATCattcgttattttattagtaactagcggtccgccccggcttcgctcgtggtatatatagcttatagccttcctcaaaaaATGGGCaatctaatactgaaagaatttttcaaatcggaccagtagttcctgagattaatgcgttcaaaaaaacaaacaaacaaactcttcagctttataatatttgtatagatgaAAAAACGCGATTCCCTACTCATTATTATATCGTTTtcatacatgtataataacaaaaagaaattttaaagataaagtcTCTCTATACACGCCTTTGATGTTCCAAAAATAGCGCTTGTACCGATTTTCCTTTAAACAGCTCAAATTAGAACGGCGTTAGAAATTTCGCTTACAAAAAGGGTCTGTTAATTAGGTAAAGTTAATTAAGTTCTGAGCACGAGTTCTGAGGCGCTCTAAAAGCTTGCGGTAAGTGTCGTTCTGTTACCGTGAAAGATAAATAACCTTTGATACTAATAACTATTTGTGTACCTTTGACCCTAAAAGGAATTAATTTGGGCGCCTCAAATGTGGGTGATATTTTACTAGCCGACTACGGGGAAAGGGTTTGAATTGGTAAATTCTGAGTTGTTTGTTATATCACTATACATTTGTACgtgaatactataaaaatagtgTAAAAAGTAACCATagcattaattttaacttcaaAATAACGTTTTTAGTAACTTATATACCTAACAATTTATGCGTTTTCAAACTCTGTGGTATGTAGGTACTTACTTGAAACTTTCAtcgcaatttaattaattttaatcaatttcaaaacaagTCGGTTGTTATGGTTGGCTTACCGACTGTAATAAATACGATAGAAGTCTACGTCTGTGCTGTCGTTGAAATTGTATAACTTCACaactcttttttattatttcttcagGGTCTGTAAAATAGTCTTGAATATCTGGGTTCATCTATAAATAGAGATGCGGattgattttgaatatattttgccTGGATTCATTACTAAAATTTTGTGGTTTTACTCACGTCAGGTACCAATTTCATCATAGAGCATGGTGCCCTGCATACTAAAcaagtattttcttttgagcctgttgtaaaaatatatgattacaattatttaatccacgatgcaaaacacaaaatttaacacctgtattaaaataaacgaaattcaCCATTGTTCAAACAATTGTTGCAAAACATGTGACCACATGATGTTAGATGTAAAGTTATCCCAGGTTCCAATTGAACAAAACAATTGTTGCAATGTATCCAATCCATTcctgttaaaaatttatgacagTCTATTCGATTTTCGATTTAAATCTAATAACagcattttttacatttgttcATTGTAATTTGATTCGCATTAATACGCGCCAttctaaaattcaaaatggcggtctatattttttttttcgttgcCATGACaacacatatttaatttaaaaataaaaatcgttctttacaatgttaaatgaaattaaattgtatattatcttatctgtttgaatgaaaaataatattagcaaaGTACAATGCAAAAATGTAaagaatgtattaaataaaatgcgcGGGTGAACACTCTTTGCATTGTTATTAAATCGCATGTTCTTAATGTGCAatggataaaaaatttattcatcctTAATATGAATTCCTGCAAAGTAGTTACATACTTATGCAAACAAAATACAGAGTCAAACTAGTTTGACCAAACTAGAcgtaattttacattaaccACGAATAGAATATTGTCTAAGCTgtgataataatgaaatatttaacatatccattacaattaaattacaacccaaaaaaaatctaacttAAAATCTGAAAAAGGGATATTGtatctttttcttattttttatagtacatTATCATTACAAATAGGTTTGTAACtactataatatgtttttgattattttataacttaattattgaaacatttttctcataaaacaacattaattattgttttatctacACTGAGATTGCAAAAAGAAGAATAATAATGTTGATAGcacatgaatatataaaagaacacGACGAAGCATCGTCCAGTCGTGTTTACATCCGCGCATGGTCAACTGCTTGACCATGACTTTgaaatatacgagtatattatttttgttagcCTTGACCTCTCTAAATGTCAACTGTAAATCCGCATGTACGGttctttactttaatattttttattgtaactgGCTGAAAGTGCGTAAAAGCTGTATTATATGGTgacaaacttattaaaaaaaatccgtttttgaatttcgaattgttgtgtaaatttttatgacgGATTTTGGtaacaaatttttttgaaCGTTTATCACgagagaaaatatttgaaaacaaaatctttTCACCAAagcattaaacaaaacaaaaaaaagtagtagaaatgtaatttattatagtatcaGCGTagctgtaaatataatatggcgTTTATTAgctgttatattaaatgcttATTAACGTTTCGAAAATAGTGTATAAGTTATTGTGTAAATGTGTTTCTCAAT
It encodes the following:
- the LOC119834113 gene encoding keratin, type II cytoskeletal 1-like, with product MSSAFFITSLLLVIVTQAVKIELAEEKTPYDYVKEKLDSMLVDARSGMPLSSSYEVEESEDYPENLKEAASTIHNAVSGVGYGQGIGIGGLGGLGLGQGLGIGLGGLGGVGGLGIGGIGNGIGLGGVGAVGLGGVNGAGIGNGIGVANGLIHPGLGGIGVGGIGLGNGLLYHPVLGSQVQGGYVDKNAYDAAQKKGADHNVEKLEKKAEEEVKHGQEGFQQGAAAAKAEKGESSFFKDEEAKKKAAGDEKFYEGGQKVNKQGANEEQIKKAKSHKKGHVSKGFKSSSSKNEEEKSESFYDEAHDEADHKVAGQNAGSFGENSQQGFKGAHEEKILDANAQGKEGHHFSEEKIDDAKANKGEFLQKGYKGGAELLEKFNNLGAQAVHGHQEASGGYQQNKGILPIH
- the LOC119834003 gene encoding probable E3 SUMO-protein ligase RNF212, yielding MDWIHCNNCFVQLEPGITLHLTSCGHMFCNNCLNNGSKENTCLVCRAPCSMMKLVPDMNPDIQDYFTDPEEIIKKSCEVIQFQRQHRRRLLSYLLQSTKKFYAARNELKRVTELCQKQHKQLKEYQKIIKKLQSQLESQSKQTSPFSVPISPGSNLSPGFIQATPTYKRPAKSTPYSQPYQSTLVTPTRISKQRSSNFSSQSQRSTTSNKISSTVCTPPTPESVGYSHFLKNL